ACTCAAGTTCTGCCAAATAAAAAGCATAGTTTTGATTGTTCAATTACTAGATTTCCAAATAAGAGGGAAAATATGTAAAGTGTTGGATCTTCTCATCTTTGTCACTACCATCTTTTGTGAAACGTTCTTATCTTTCATCTGACGTGTTGACATCCATTTGATAATGACAAAAAATTATTTAACTATATTCTGattatacattcatacatataaGAAATAAGGCGGGCAATGCTATTTGGAAATGTAACACGTACGATTTTCTCGACTGATCTCTCACAAAAACTTCCGaattatttgatatgttctattataattttaatatgatagGCCTCTTAATAATTCCATAAACGAATATTCAATGGTCTAATGAAAGttaatttgtttctcttttgaaaacgGTTAAGTCATATTTAATGAAATTTCTAAGGTTTCCAGATTAGTTATTAATCCTTTTCTTGTCTAAGATTGAAAAAGTCTGAATGCTGAAGCGAGAAATTAGACGCAAAACTATATAGGAATTTAGTTGATAAGACATATTATGATGTTACGATGTATAATTATACGAACACGTGCTAAAATGTTAAGCAAGTGTACAGTAAACAATGAGTATGAGACTGTAAGCACGAGGTCTAAATTAGTATCTACACTATCTATATAACATGACCTGAGTATATGTACGAGTACAAACCATGTAATGTGATTAAGACTACACGCAGTTATGCTAGAGTGGGATTACGCAATAACTACAAGTCTGCGTATTATTGACAGTTAGCACAATACATACCAGCATTTCCATTGTAGTCACTCAATGACAGTCGGTATTTGTCTCCCTCGTTACTGATTCTGAAAGATAAATAACGGCTGTGGTATGTTGATCCTTCCGTGTTTGTCTTTTCTACTATAAGTTGGTAGTTTATGTTTGGTTGCTTTGTCAAACTGTATATTTTGTCGTTGCCAATCCAGTGGTCTCCTGTGGGAATTCCAAAACCGTTTTTGTACTCATTCCAGTTTCGATAAAAGTTGACAGAGCTAACTGTACGTCGTTGTAAAATCTAGAATGAGAATCAAAGAGTTTATCGATTGGATGTgagtaatatatgaaatatctCATTTGTACTACAATAATTTAGAGAAAGTAACTGGTGAAGGTCAATATCCGATTGGATTAAAGTGATAGGAAAatggatcaatttaatcaaataatttaaatgttagTCTAAGAAGTCCTGTTATATGAGAAAATACACATTTAACGTGGTAAAGTTCTGTTTTTTAATAGTTAAAACTTACTGTCCAACCACCACTAGACATGTCACAATAAACTTCAAAACCAGAGCTTTCAGCGGGATAAATAGTATATTTTCCGTTATTTCTTCTGTTTGCTACGTAAAGATCAGAACAGTCTATCGGTCCACTGCGGGAACATGTAAGACCATCGCCTTCGAACCATTCGTTACAGTAACATCTACGGACATCATTCCGCTCCTCGCAGGTTGCGTCTGCGCTACAACTGTAACTCTCACTTGTAAGTACGTTACTGTTGCAAGTTATCCGTAAGGAACAGTCAGAATTAATGTATGATTCACCTTCCTGGAAAAGATAAATGTTAAACGACATTTTCTAGTGAAAGTAAAATCAATGTTCATTCGGTTCAACGCTTGGTATTGCTCTCTGAGTACAACTGAATTTCTACTATTAAATGGTCGTGGGCGTTTTAAATATGTTAGGTAAAGTTCATTGTTCTGGGTGTAATTGCTTTGGATGCCTTGTATTTTGCTAGGTCTCAATTAGAAGACGTTTGCAAGAACATGTTAAACCGAAATAGAAGTGAAAATCTGTATCATCAATAATCATGAGAATTAATAacagataaaataaaaagtatggTCCAATCAATTGAAATCCAAGATTTTATGTTATAGTGTACTTTTCATGTAATATATTAAGACTTGTGAACGGCATCAAATAAACTTACTGCTAATACGACGCCTTCCCCTTGAACGTAACAGCCACATTGCTCTTGAGGTATGCATATATCTCCAAGTACCATGTAGTTTTCTGGACAAAGACATTTCTCTGGATCCACTGGTATGACACAATCATTCGGATTCTCACAAGTTCTTTCACATGTATTGTCATAATTATCCTTGTTGGATGAGCACCAGGTGATGGGGAAATCTGGGGAAATTGAAACCACAACAAGTTAATCTTAGCTGGAAGTGTTAACTCACTGTTATGACATTAATTTATTAGCGAATCGTGTTACCATTGTAATGCTATGAGCGCTCGGAACATTTACTGATTGTTAAAATAGGATCAAATCTAAGCCGGATTTTGTATTGTTAAGGCTCATTCAACTGATACTCATTTATGTCAcacatacaaaataatattacattatCAAGTATTCGACTATGGGAATCAataaatatagttgtgtatGATAGTTATTTCCTCCATTGAAACCTTTTTTAAGCATTCTTCAATTTCCGTTTTGAGTACAAAGatatggaaaaaaatatttgaataaaagtCTAACCTGTTATTCCTTCGACAACACCAAGACTTGTTATAGAATAATTCCCCCATTCATCGGCAATGCGAAAGTTGTCGTAAGTCAAGGAATACGATTGGCCTGCATAATTCTCTAGCTCGATGCGCAGCTGGTACCTATTTTGGTTTATCAAGTGAGATAACTTTTCATTACCAATCAGAAATTCACTGCCTAAGAAACCAATTCCGTTTTTGTATTCGTCCCAGGTTCGATTAAAGCCGATGGATCCATCAACACGTCGTTGTATGACCTGAAGAATTCAAAAGATACGTAGACAACTAACGGATAAATTGTATTATCTTATGAACTAAACCATATAGCCAAAAGTTGCGGCTCACATCAAGAAATACGAATAAGATAGAACACATCTGTGATGTTGCGTTATATCTTATCTTTATACATATCAAGATCACTACCATGGGTGTGCACATACAATAAGTTGTCTAATCGTATTAAAATTCAATGTAATTACTCTGGGAGTTTTGTTTCCGATATTAGGCTTCAAATATTCATACATCGAACAAGGTATATCATCCGACACACTGTACATTTAAAATGGATTGAAAATGTCAATGTGTTCTACAAAGTGTATCTTGGAGAGTAACGTCTGAGATTGTAAGTGTTCACATCtgaaatatattacttactGTCCAACCTCCAGATGTAGTGTTATGATCACAGTGTGTTTGAAATGGTTCCGGATACTGGTCAGGTTTGATCAGGTATACACCGGATTTGGCGTTGGTAGAAGAGCATTGGTTAAGTACTTCATGACAATCCCTTGGATACTCCGGAGTTTGGAATAGAAAATACTGCAAATCTAGCACCAAGATAATGTAAAGAACAAGATGAGAACAAATCGTAAAGCTGTTGCAGATAGATTCCCATATGTAAACTTTTGATTTCAagacaaatataatatatatgctaCATTGCAATAGATTTGTTTAAACTACACAGTTAACATGACGTGGTAAACTACCAAAAGAAAATGTATTCAATCATTTTCGGCTAATATTCATGGAGGCTAATATAAGCAAGTATatctttttgaaataaaaatctAACGCAAAGAACTACCGTGATCACCATGGTCACAGAAGCAAGCATGATTAGTAATAGCTTTCCTCACCATGAGGGTATGCTTTGGACCTATTTTCACCTTATAACAATCTAACGTTCATCAGCACCGACCTGAGATTTGAAAGTGCTCAATTATTGAACGAGTCTGCAGTATACAAGATATAAACAAAGTGTGTGTTTTATCCCTTCTGTTACTATTACTtgccatttagcctctgaagaagatcctgctaggatcgaaggGTCAGGCCAACTAACTTTGCACAAATGACtaacaagtatatatacatataatcgGAACTTCTTAATTGCTTGAAATAAACATTGACTAATGACTtgtatttctttcagttttattatCGCTGAGTATCTACAATTTACCCCAATCAGCGCTAAAACTACTTCAATACACAGTACAAGGAAATTATTGAGAATTGTAAGTCATTATTTATCTTACAAATTGAAATAGGAGAAAGTACCACATATGAAGTATATACATCTAGATGGTTCCTTTCTAAATTAAACTTTTTCCGAGCTAttatttagaaaacaaatttctGTTAATTGGTTAGTTCTCGGTAGTTTATATTAACCGTTACCCTTACAGAACGAAAACTTACTTGAATCGTTGACTCTTGTGCTTGACGATATCTGAGGTAACAAAAAATTGTAGGGAATGTACGGTtaattaaaatacattatataGAAACAATATCGAGTTAAGAAGGTTGTAAGAAGAGCAATGTATCACAAAATACAGGACCAACGCCAATCTATTACACCTTCACTTTAACAGATCCtatcattttaagtttaaatatacaGAACAGAATTTTATAgctcattaaaataaaatctgatttcgcttttgattcaaataaatgaacaatTTCCAACTTGTAAATTATTATAGAAAAAGGTAATAAGAACGGAAAGAAAATTTCACAATCTAAATTCTAAGCAGTACTAGAATATTTCGCaatcttaatatttatttaacattgaTTTAACTGATGATAAGCATAGCTAATATTAAAAGTAGGTTTTATTGAATAActttaattgtttgaaaatatgatCATATGTCTTCTTATTCTCATTActatacataaaacaaacataagTCACCATACACTAACTTAATTAAAGGATCATAACAACGATAAGCAGATGAGAGTAATAATTCCCTGTCCAGTATACTAATCGAAATGTGAATGACATATTATCTGAGAAAGCGAAAAGAAAACTTACAATAtacttttgaaagaaaattaagagtACAAACATCAGCGTATCCGATTGTACATTTTCCCGCATAATATTTTTTTGGCAGTAATGAATGTTGTTCAATGCAGGTGTGTTGtgaattataaacaaaaataattgatatagTTAAGCttttatcaatataaaaaaCCCTTGATAACCGCCAAAGTTGTTTAGCACGCTCCCAAGTTGCATAATATTGACCAAAAGCggtaatttttacatttttacccTTTCGCATACTAAGAACATTTCTTAAAAACGGTGATTTTAGGATGTATGACGTTTTGAAATGTGTTCGTGTCCCTCATACGCTTCCGTAACCTACTACCACTAATGAAAAGGTATATATTATGCTGAAACGATGTAATTCAAAGTTTACCATTTTCTGtttggaaatttaaataaaatcaaattaaattattgcAGAAATCTTGAACTATGTGCAAACGTATTCTAgttaaaatattcatcaaaCTGTATTATATTTTTACAATGAGACACTTTATTCTGTCCttcttgaaaagaaatgaaggaAATTCATGATCCGTAAACTTTGATCTCCTAGTGGTACGTACAAGCTACTTGATTGACTTAGACAAGCATCAACAACACTTTTTTGTCTTCAATATCACAAAACACGTTTACGTTTTACGCCCCAGCTACTGAACATTCGTTCGCCTGAAAGTTACAACTGTATAACATGTAAGTACGACATTTGTTGTTAACTCCAACAAACTTTTGCGACAGCAACTTTTTGCTTtatcatagaaaatatgtcGATATTTCTAGAAATATTGTACTCAAAACGTTTGCAATAATTAAGGCTTTTAATGTGCCCACATTATGCAGAGTTATCTGTAACCTACAAAAACATGGTTAAAATCATACATTATATttttagaaattaaaaaaaaacaagtttaagtTCGGAGTAAAAAATATTTGGGCAAAGCCTAATACTTGATGGGAACTTTAGTTCCCTCCTAGTTATTTGTTTCAATTAATCTAAGCTTAATAAGCTAAACTAACAATAAGGATGAAAATCTTTAAAGCACATGTGATGGAACGATTGCAAACTTTTTACGAAAAATGCTAATAATGACGATTCACGCTCATTCAAAAAACCTCATGTATAGCAAAATACAAGTTAGCGTATCCATAACGAAAACTTTTTTTGATTACCCTTTGTGCACATCAAAAGCGGATACTCTTTCGGCAACTTTACGTTTACTGTATCTATTTAAGATATGAAACCATTCTTGAACGCCCCAGAACATCCCCGTGAACCCAGCTCCCATGAAAACACATCCTTGTTCATAACAGAACGTGCATGGATATTTTTTCTTACCTATGGTTGGCGTAATTCTCTGAAGTATCCTAAGTCAAGGATAACACATTATATCATAACgacacatatttttctttacttctCTTGATATGAAAGGAAGTGACATTTGACGCCTGCGCGCAAAGCTTTGTATGAAAGTAAGATACTACGTTGAAGGAGGAAATAATTCAGAAATATATTGCATGAAATGCACGTTCCGTCTAATTCTGACATCATATCTATTGAATATAACATATTAGAATTAGTTAGTATTTTATTTGTGCATTGGTTCACGACAACTCTTACATGGTCTACATGTGCTGAGATTATCCGATACTTCGTCAATTAAGTATGTTGGGAAGAAGCTAATGATATACCAGTCGTGCAAAAATTCTTCTTCAAAACGTTATTTTTGTCAGAATAGTTATGAAAAAATATAAGTGCCTAAGTAAACGATATCTGTTAACTTGAAAAGAAATGATAGGCAACTGTTCAACAGAcacatcaaatttcaaatataacTTTGTAAAGTtatatccattttgaaaattcttgaCAATCAACATCATCTAGATTCCCTCAAAACAACACGATTTTGAGTAAAAGCCGTTCTTGTCTACGTGATCACGTGTTGTATGGTAACATTtccaatatttttaaattatagaCTTTGCAAGGAAGAAACGAGGAAATGATGGATACAAGCCTGTCTTCTCGACAACGTGGCAAAAAAGCTCTGaatcataaattataacatttctacagttttgttcttttaaaaaaacagAATCAGGAACTTTACAACGGAAACGCACAGCGCGAAGGCATAcgtatttatatattgttttgtctGGGATGATTGAGTTATGTTAATAAACAAGTCTGTGTTACTATTCTCCTTTTTCTTGACATTGGTTTggtacaattaaaaaaaaatcttagcatgaatctttttttcattattgtgGGTTAGTATACGATCTTCCTGGTGCTAtatgcaaaatttcaaaactaacaacGTTTcacattgactttttttattatactttattcttaatttcttatcacttttcataacattAAGGTTATAATTTTcgtactttatttttatttttaatgcgGTGTTTCGTGCAACTTCTTACAAATATGTTGGATATTAGAATATCTAAATTTAGTTGATGAATATTACATTGACATGCGTCAAAATCATCCCTATGATAAACGCACATGACCGAATCGAACACATTATTAACAGATGCATGTGTAATACGATGCAATGACCGCCagagggaaaacaaaacattggaGAACAAACAGTGTTACCTTAAACCGCAAAATAGTAAGTGGAATGATTGAAATTTAGGGGTTGATACATTCTAAGAAGGAACATTAAGATTGATATTGGTTGgtcatgaaaagaaaatttcaagacaaaatacagaattattaaAAGTTGTACATAAAAATGTTGGAGACGGGGTTACTTGGCTTACAAATATCGGTTGCCAAATTACCTGTATCAAATATAAGGTGTTTTTGGGTAGTTTGGCAAACACTTGTTGatcattttaagatacattctgTTTCCTCTTGTGTATTTGCATGATGAactgatcaatatatattcgTACGTAGGCCTACGGGGCTGTATTGAAGAGTGTGTTACATTAATGCGTTTACTGTGTTATGTTTTACAGATACCTGCCCAGCGAGCAAATTTCCAAGTTGTTGtcagatatacagtataataCTTAACATATTAACACTTTTGTGAGCGAGAATTTGAAAGTGATCATCTACAGTTTTgttcttttgaaaaacaaaaacaggaacTTTACAACGGAAACGCACAATGAGAAGATATATACATTCATTTATGTTTTTGTCTGGGATGATTGAGTAATGTTAATAATCAAGTTTTTTGTTActgttctcctttttcttgaCATTGGTTTGGTAcaactttaaataaaaacattttagcatgaatttttttttttattgtcagtTAGACTCTCTTTCTGATGCTTCAGGAAAATCTTCAAAACTAAgaacttttcacatttttttttattatactttATTCTCTATTTCCTATCGcttttcataacatttagtCTCTTAATTGTCgtactttatatttattttcatttttatagcAGCGTTTCGTGCAAACTTATAACaaatatgatgaatatttgaatatttatatttatttgatgATTATTACATTGACATGCGTTAAAAATCATCCCTATGATAAACGCACATGGAAgaatcaaatatatttttaacagaTGCATGTGTAATACGCTGATATGACCGCCAGAGGGGAAACAACACATTGGAGAACAAACAGTGTTACCTTAACCGGCAAAATCGTAAGGGGAACGATTGAAATTTAGGGGTTGATACATTTTAAGAAGGAACAAAAAGATTGACATTGCTTGGTCATAAAAATAAAgtttcaagacaaaatacatAATTATTAAGATAAACTTTTTGTACATAAAACTATTGGAGACGATTTTTCAGTATTACGCTGGTATAAAATTGTGTTATTTAGCTTTCAAATATCGGTTGCCAAATTACCTCTATCAAATATAGGGGGTTTTGGGGAAGTTTTGCAAATAATCGTTGATCTTTTTAAGCTAAATTCTGCTTACTCTTGTATTTGGATGATAAACTGATCAATAGATATTCGCACGTACGTGCCTGTATTGAAAGTGTTTTACATTAATGCGTTTATTGTGTTATGTTCTACAGATACATGCCCGGCGAGTAAATGTCCAAGTTGTTGTCAGGTATATATTGTCATAACAAACATATTAACACTTTTGTGAAAGCCAATTTGAAACTGCTTGGAATGCTCTAATGTTGAATTGACTATTGCTGTTTTTGTAGTTTACAATTGATTGTTAAAAATTGCAAACAGAAATTGTTACAATACTGAGAGTTTTTTAATTAGTcttgaaaaggaaagaaaaaacatttcagCTCTATTGCGTAAAGCTACCATTTCTatatacacgaaaaaaacatgaacatttaTGTTGACAAATTATGCGTCTGTGTATTAGGAATTATTTCGAACATTACATCCCACAGATTGATAACATCAGTGTAACGTTTTAAATATAGCAATTTGGATATTAAACGTATTTAAAAGTTCAATTAGCATTTCCGTATGCAAATTTGttgttttgaaaaattaaaagctGAACTTTATTCACTTGATCCTACCAGTTGGGCATTCATTTGACGGAGAGATAAATGTTGTATTCGGAAAATATGAATAGTTTTATGAATTGACGGAACAAATTGTCATCGTGAAGAATTAACTTCGTTGTGTTTTGAAATTGTAAGTTGCTTTATACATTCGCGTTTTAAACTTCATCCTATATTTTCTTGATGAGCAAATGATTAGTTCACAAGTTAATCATACAGTTATTATAATAGGTTAATAGATACTTTATCATATGTAGGGTTTCGAAACCCATATGCTCTCGTTGCAAAAAAAACGATAAGGCTGTGCACTCAAGATGGACGCGAAACATGTTGTATTTGAAACAGAATTGTGTGAATTTTGGATATATTTAAGTTATAATATTTAGACATTTcaatatgtgtatgtattttgtatttcaggTGCTTTAAAGTTCTCCTCCAAACAGATTTGTGTTGATTGTAAATAGTTTAGCTTCTGCAAATGACATGTACAAGGTAGATGTTCTGCCTAGTAAAAATTATGTTGTAGATTTTCTTTTTACGTGTTTGTTTTATTATCAAAACTCAGTGATGTAATTCCTAATTAGGTATCAACAAAATG
This window of the Apostichopus japonicus isolate 1M-3 chromosome 9, ASM3797524v1, whole genome shotgun sequence genome carries:
- the LOC139973610 gene encoding uncharacterized protein, with the protein product MAELRRKYIFVFAVLLLLNLNGFRISSSTRVNDSNLQYFLFQTPEYPRDCHEVLNQCSSTNAKSGVYLIKPDQYPEPFQTHCDHNTTSGGWTVIQRRVDGSIGFNRTWDEYKNGIGFLGSEFLIGNEKLSHLINQNRYQLRIELENYAGQSYSLTYDNFRIADEWGNYSITSLGVVEGITDFPITWCSSNKDNYDNTCERTCENPNDCVIPVDPEKCLCPENYMVLGDICIPQEQCGCYVQGEGVVLAEGESYINSDCSLRITCNSNVLTSESYSCSADATCEERNDVRRCYCNEWFEGDGLTCSRSGPIDCSDLYVANRRNNGKYTIYPAESSGFEVYCDMSSGGWTILQRRTVSSVNFYRNWNEYKNGFGIPTGDHWIGNDKIYSLTKQPNINYQLIVEKTNTEGSTYHSRYLSFRISNEGDKYRLSLSDYNGNAGNNAMGANSGYRFSTHDQDNDGSSTFDCAEKHRGGWWYPDDSNTGSTSNCYSFSNRVATGDYEYSDCRCYCY